Proteins encoded within one genomic window of Tamandua tetradactyla isolate mTamTet1 chromosome 11, mTamTet1.pri, whole genome shotgun sequence:
- the OCEL1 gene encoding occludin/ELL domain-containing protein 1 isoform X2, whose translation MRLCPRTQGRVGVGLEPVSGVWGGGPAQAPPCRAIPTSGWSLQLMHNRDPRRFSGSGPGSGLLTLGQASRRQPPPRAGHDTSRRTCPPSREPRSGAARRPMPPRGPPKSRGSRGVPLPRPSGPRPPVSRGLETSSSRPLLQPQLRAQRSRPKKIVFEDELPPQVLPGTKRPTGAVPGGNVPRPQPVPDYELKYPPVSSERERSRYVAVFQDQYTDFLELQEQVGLAWAKLQQLEALLCSLPPPQSQKEAHVAAHVWREFEKKQMDPSFLDKQARCHYLKGKLRHLKMQIQKFDAQGDSEGSVYF comes from the exons ATGCGTCTTTGTCCCCGGACACAGGGTAGGGTCGGCGTCGGACTGGAACCTGTctcaggtgtgtggggtggagGGCCCGCCCAGGCCCCGCCCTGCCGCGCGATCCCGACCTCCGGGTGGAGCCTCCAGTTAATGCACAACCGCGACCCGAGGCGCTTCTCCGGGAGCGGACCGGGCTCGGGACTCCTGACGCTGGGACAG GCCTCTCGCCGACAGCCCCCGCCACGCGCGGGCCACGACACTTCCCGCAGGACCTGTCCGCCGAGCCGGGAACCCCGAAGCGGCGCCGCCCGGAGACCGATGCCCCCCCGGGGGCCCCCTAAATCCCGCGGCTCCCGGGGGGTCCCCCTGCCCCGCCCGTCCGGCCCTAGGCCCCCG GTGTCTCGAGGCCTGGAAACCAGCTCCTCCCGCCCTCTGCTCCAGCCCCAGCTGAGAGCCCAGAGGTCGAGACCCAAGAAGATTGTGTTTGAGGATGAGCTGCCCCCCCAGGTCCTCCCTGGCACCAAGAGGCCTACTGGAGCCGTCCCTGGGGGGAATGTACCCAGGCCCCAACCGGTGCCTGACTATGAGCT TAAGTACCCGCCAGTGAGCAGTGAGAGGGAGCGGAGTCGCTATGTGGCGGTGTTCCAGGATCAATACACAGACTTCCTGGAGCTGCAGGAGCAGGTGGGCTTGGCCTGGGCAAAGCTCCAGCAGCTGGAGGCCCTGCTGTgctcactgcccccaccccaaagtCAG AAGGAAGCCCACGTTGCTGCTCACGTCTGGAGGGAGTTTGAGAAGAAGCAGATG GACCCCAGCTTTTTGGACAAGCAGGCTCGCTGCCACTACCTGAAGGGTAAACTGAGGCACCTCAAGATGCAGATCCAGAAATTCGATGCCCAGGGTGACAGCGAGGGCTCGGTCTACTTCTGA
- the USE1 gene encoding vesicle transport protein USE1 has product MAASRLELNLVRLLCRCEAMAAEKRDPDEWRLEKYVGALEDMLQALKAQECKPVSEVINEYSRKVDFLKGMLQAEKLTSSSEKALANQFLAPGRVPTTTRERVPATKTVHLQSRARYTSEMRSELLDTDSAAEPKLDVRKRTGVAGSRPTDEKQSAAELDLVLQRQQDLQEKLVEEMLGLARDLKTNTLAAQSVIKKDNQTLSHSLKLADQNLEKLKTESERLEQHTQKSVNWLLWAMLIFVCFIFISMILFIRIMPKLK; this is encoded by the exons ATGGCGGCGTCGAGGCTGGAACTGAATCTGGTGAGGCTTCTGTGCCGCTGCGAGGCGATGGCGGCGGAGAAACGGGACCCAGACGAGTGGCGTCTGGAAAAG TACGTGGGGGCCCTGGAGGACATGTTGCAGGCTTTGAAGGCCCAGGAGTG CAAACCAGTCTCTGAGGTGATCAATGAATATTCCCGCAAGGTGGACTTCCTAAAGGGGATGCTGCAGGCAGAGAAGCTG ACCTCATCCTCAGAGAAGGCACTAGCCAACCAGTTTCTAGCCCCGGGCCGGGTGCCAACTACAACCAGGGAGCGGGTGCCTGCCACAAAGACAGTACATTTGCAGTCCCGGGCCCGGTACACCAGCGAGATGCGGAGTGAGCTACTAGACACG GACTCTGCTGCGG AACCCAAGCTGGACGTGCGGAAGCGAAC TGGGGTGGCAGGGTCCAGGCCAACAGATGAGAAGCAATCGGCAGCCGAGCTAGACCTTGTTCTCCAGCGGCAGCAGGATCTTCAGGAAAAGTTGGTGGAGGAGATGCTTGGCCTAGCCCGGGACCTCAAGACCAACACACTGGCCGCCCAGAGTGTCATCAAGAAGGACAACCAG ACCCTGTCACACTCTCTCAAGTTGGCTGACCAGAATCTGGAGAAGCTGAAGACAGAGTCGGAGCGGCTGGAGCAGCACACGCAGAAGTCGGTCAACTGGCTCCTCTGGGCCATGCTCATCTTCGTCTGCTTCATCTTCATCAGCATGATTCTCTTCATCCGCATCATGCCCAAACTCAAATAA
- the OCEL1 gene encoding occludin/ELL domain-containing protein 1 isoform X1 has translation MRLCPRTQGRVGVGLEPVSGVWGGGPAQAPPCRAIPTSGWSLQLMHNRDPRRFSGSGPGSGLLTLGQASRRQPPPRAGHDTSRRTCPPSREPRSGAARRPMPPRGPPKSRGSRGVPLPRPSGPRPPHQVSRGLETSSSRPLLQPQLRAQRSRPKKIVFEDELPPQVLPGTKRPTGAVPGGNVPRPQPVPDYELKYPPVSSERERSRYVAVFQDQYTDFLELQEQVGLAWAKLQQLEALLCSLPPPQSQKEAHVAAHVWREFEKKQMDPSFLDKQARCHYLKGKLRHLKMQIQKFDAQGDSEGSVYF, from the exons ATGCGTCTTTGTCCCCGGACACAGGGTAGGGTCGGCGTCGGACTGGAACCTGTctcaggtgtgtggggtggagGGCCCGCCCAGGCCCCGCCCTGCCGCGCGATCCCGACCTCCGGGTGGAGCCTCCAGTTAATGCACAACCGCGACCCGAGGCGCTTCTCCGGGAGCGGACCGGGCTCGGGACTCCTGACGCTGGGACAG GCCTCTCGCCGACAGCCCCCGCCACGCGCGGGCCACGACACTTCCCGCAGGACCTGTCCGCCGAGCCGGGAACCCCGAAGCGGCGCCGCCCGGAGACCGATGCCCCCCCGGGGGCCCCCTAAATCCCGCGGCTCCCGGGGGGTCCCCCTGCCCCGCCCGTCCGGCCCTAGGCCCCCG CACCAGGTGTCTCGAGGCCTGGAAACCAGCTCCTCCCGCCCTCTGCTCCAGCCCCAGCTGAGAGCCCAGAGGTCGAGACCCAAGAAGATTGTGTTTGAGGATGAGCTGCCCCCCCAGGTCCTCCCTGGCACCAAGAGGCCTACTGGAGCCGTCCCTGGGGGGAATGTACCCAGGCCCCAACCGGTGCCTGACTATGAGCT TAAGTACCCGCCAGTGAGCAGTGAGAGGGAGCGGAGTCGCTATGTGGCGGTGTTCCAGGATCAATACACAGACTTCCTGGAGCTGCAGGAGCAGGTGGGCTTGGCCTGGGCAAAGCTCCAGCAGCTGGAGGCCCTGCTGTgctcactgcccccaccccaaagtCAG AAGGAAGCCCACGTTGCTGCTCACGTCTGGAGGGAGTTTGAGAAGAAGCAGATG GACCCCAGCTTTTTGGACAAGCAGGCTCGCTGCCACTACCTGAAGGGTAAACTGAGGCACCTCAAGATGCAGATCCAGAAATTCGATGCCCAGGGTGACAGCGAGGGCTCGGTCTACTTCTGA
- the NR2F6 gene encoding nuclear receptor subfamily 2 group F member 6 yields MAMVTGGWGGPGGGGGGGGGDTNGVDKGGGFPRAAEDDSASPPGAASDAEPGDEERPGLPVDCVVCGDKSSGKHYGVFTCEGCKSFFKRSIRRNLSYTCRSNRDCQIDQHHRNQCQYCRLKKCFRVGMRKEAVQRGRIPHSLPGAGAASSGSPPGSALAAAAAGDLFPGQPVSELIAQLLRAEPYPAAAGRFGAAGGAFGAGGGAAGAVLGIDNVCELAARLLFSTVEWARHAPFFPELPVADQVALLRLSWSELFVLNAAQAALPLHTAPLLAAAGLHAAPMAAERAVAFMDQVRAFQEQVDKLGRLQVDSAEYGCLKAIALFTPDACGLSDPAHVESLQEKAQVALTEYVRAQYPSQPQRFGRLLLRLPALRAVPASLISQLFFMRLVGKTPIETLIRDMLLSGSTFNWPYGSGQ; encoded by the exons ATGGCCATGGTGACCGGCGGCTGGGGCGgccccggcggcggcggcggcggcggcggcggcgacacCAACGGCGTGGACAAGGGGGGCGGCTTCCCGCGCGCGGCTGAGGACGACTCGGCCTCGCCCCCCGGCGCCGCCAGCGACGCCGAGCCCGGCGACGAGGAGCGGCCGGGGCTGCCGGTGGACTGCGTGGTGTGCGGGGACAAGTCGAGCGGCAAGCACTACGGCGTCTTCACCTGCGAGGGCTGCAAGAGCTTCTTCAAGCGCAGCATCCGCCGCAACCTCAGCTACACCTGCCG GTCTAACCGTGACTGCCAGATTGACCAGCATCACCGGAACCAGTGTCAGTACTGCCGCCTCAAGAAGTGCTTCCGTGTGGGCATGCGGAAGGAGG CCGTGCAGCGCGGCCGCATCCCGCACTCGCTTCCGGGCGCCGGCGCCGCCTCCTCGGGCAGCCCCCCGGGCTCGGCACTGGCGGCGGCCGCGGCGGGGGACCTGTTCCCGGGCCAACCGGTGTCGGAGCTGATCGCGCAGCTGCTGCGCGCGGAGCCCTACCCCGCGGCGGCGGGTCGCTTCGGCGCGGCGGGGGGCGCGTTCGGCGCGGGGGGCGGCGCGGCAGGCGCTGTGCTGGGCATCGACAACGTGTGTGAGCTGGCGGCGCGGCTGCTCTTCAGCACCGTAGAGTGGGCGCGCCACGCGCCCTTCTTCCCCGAGCTGCCCGTGGCAGACCAGGTGGCGCTGCTGCGCCTCAGCTGGAGCGAGCTCTTCGTGCTCAACGCGGCCCAGGCGGCGCTGCCCCTGCACACGGCGCCGCTGCTGGCCGCCGCCGGCCTCCACGCCGCGCCCATGGCCGCCGAGCGCGCCGTGGCCTTCATGGACCAGGTGCGCGCCTTCCAGGAGCAGGTGGACAAGCTGGGCCGCCTGCAGGTGGACTCGGCCGAGTACGGCTGCCTCAAGGCCATCGCGCTCTTCACGCCCG ACGCCTGCGGCCTCTCGGACCCGGCCCATGTGGAGAGCCTGCAGGAGAAGGCGCAAGTGGCGCTCACCGAGTATGTGCGGGCGCAGTACCCCTCGCAGCCACAGCGCTTTGGGCGCCTGCTGCTGCGGCTGCCCGCCCTGCGCGCCGTGCCTGCCTCCCTCATCTCCCAGCTCTTCTTCATGCGCCTGGTGGGCAAGACGCCCATCGAGACGCTCATCCGCGACATGCTGCTGTCGGGAAGCACCTTCAACTGGCCCTACGGCTCGGGCCAGTGA
- the OCEL1 gene encoding occludin/ELL domain-containing protein 1 isoform X3, giving the protein MRLCPRTQGRVGVGLEPVSGVWGGGPAQAPPCRAIPTSGWSLQLMHNRDPRRFSGSGPGSGLLTLGQASRRQPPPRAGHDTSRRTCPPSREPRSGAARRPMPPRGPPKSRGSRGVPLPRPSGPRPPPQLRAQRSRPKKIVFEDELPPQVLPGTKRPTGAVPGGNVPRPQPVPDYELKYPPVSSERERSRYVAVFQDQYTDFLELQEQVGLAWAKLQQLEALLCSLPPPQSQKEAHVAAHVWREFEKKQMDPSFLDKQARCHYLKGKLRHLKMQIQKFDAQGDSEGSVYF; this is encoded by the exons ATGCGTCTTTGTCCCCGGACACAGGGTAGGGTCGGCGTCGGACTGGAACCTGTctcaggtgtgtggggtggagGGCCCGCCCAGGCCCCGCCCTGCCGCGCGATCCCGACCTCCGGGTGGAGCCTCCAGTTAATGCACAACCGCGACCCGAGGCGCTTCTCCGGGAGCGGACCGGGCTCGGGACTCCTGACGCTGGGACAG GCCTCTCGCCGACAGCCCCCGCCACGCGCGGGCCACGACACTTCCCGCAGGACCTGTCCGCCGAGCCGGGAACCCCGAAGCGGCGCCGCCCGGAGACCGATGCCCCCCCGGGGGCCCCCTAAATCCCGCGGCTCCCGGGGGGTCCCCCTGCCCCGCCCGTCCGGCCCTAGGCCCCCG CCCCAGCTGAGAGCCCAGAGGTCGAGACCCAAGAAGATTGTGTTTGAGGATGAGCTGCCCCCCCAGGTCCTCCCTGGCACCAAGAGGCCTACTGGAGCCGTCCCTGGGGGGAATGTACCCAGGCCCCAACCGGTGCCTGACTATGAGCT TAAGTACCCGCCAGTGAGCAGTGAGAGGGAGCGGAGTCGCTATGTGGCGGTGTTCCAGGATCAATACACAGACTTCCTGGAGCTGCAGGAGCAGGTGGGCTTGGCCTGGGCAAAGCTCCAGCAGCTGGAGGCCCTGCTGTgctcactgcccccaccccaaagtCAG AAGGAAGCCCACGTTGCTGCTCACGTCTGGAGGGAGTTTGAGAAGAAGCAGATG GACCCCAGCTTTTTGGACAAGCAGGCTCGCTGCCACTACCTGAAGGGTAAACTGAGGCACCTCAAGATGCAGATCCAGAAATTCGATGCCCAGGGTGACAGCGAGGGCTCGGTCTACTTCTGA
- the OCEL1 gene encoding occludin/ELL domain-containing protein 1 isoform X5 has translation MRLCPRTQGRVGVGLEPVSGVWGGGPAQAPPCRAIPTSGWSLQLMHNRDPRRFSGSGPGSGLLTLGQASRRQPPPRAGHDTSRRTCPPSREPRSGAARRPMPPRGPPKSRGSRGVPLPRPSGPRPPHQVSRGLETSSSRPLLQPQLRAQRSRPKKIVFEDELPPQVLPGTKRPTGAVPGGNVPRPQPVPDYELKYPPVSSERERSRYVAVFQDQYTDFLELQEQVGLAWAKLQQLEALLCSLPPPQSQHRRKPTLLLTSGGSLRRSRWTPAFWTSRLAATT, from the exons ATGCGTCTTTGTCCCCGGACACAGGGTAGGGTCGGCGTCGGACTGGAACCTGTctcaggtgtgtggggtggagGGCCCGCCCAGGCCCCGCCCTGCCGCGCGATCCCGACCTCCGGGTGGAGCCTCCAGTTAATGCACAACCGCGACCCGAGGCGCTTCTCCGGGAGCGGACCGGGCTCGGGACTCCTGACGCTGGGACAG GCCTCTCGCCGACAGCCCCCGCCACGCGCGGGCCACGACACTTCCCGCAGGACCTGTCCGCCGAGCCGGGAACCCCGAAGCGGCGCCGCCCGGAGACCGATGCCCCCCCGGGGGCCCCCTAAATCCCGCGGCTCCCGGGGGGTCCCCCTGCCCCGCCCGTCCGGCCCTAGGCCCCCG CACCAGGTGTCTCGAGGCCTGGAAACCAGCTCCTCCCGCCCTCTGCTCCAGCCCCAGCTGAGAGCCCAGAGGTCGAGACCCAAGAAGATTGTGTTTGAGGATGAGCTGCCCCCCCAGGTCCTCCCTGGCACCAAGAGGCCTACTGGAGCCGTCCCTGGGGGGAATGTACCCAGGCCCCAACCGGTGCCTGACTATGAGCT TAAGTACCCGCCAGTGAGCAGTGAGAGGGAGCGGAGTCGCTATGTGGCGGTGTTCCAGGATCAATACACAGACTTCCTGGAGCTGCAGGAGCAGGTGGGCTTGGCCTGGGCAAAGCTCCAGCAGCTGGAGGCCCTGCTGTgctcactgcccccaccccaaagtCAG CACAGAAGGAAGCCCACGTTGCTGCTCACGTCTGGAGGGAGTTTGAGAAGAAGCAGATG GACCCCAGCTTTTTGGACAAGCAGGCTCGCTGCCACTACCTGA
- the OCEL1 gene encoding occludin/ELL domain-containing protein 1 isoform X4 encodes MRLCPRTQGRVGVGLEPVSGVWGGGPAQAPPCRAIPTSGWSLQLMHNRDPRRFSGSGPGSGLLTLGQASRRQPPPRAGHDTSRRTCPPSREPRSGAARRPMPPRGPPKSRGSRGVPLPRPSGPRPPHQVSRGLETSSSRPLLQPQLRAQRSRPKKIVFEDELPPQVLPGTKRPTGAVPGGNVPRPQPVPDYELKYPPVSSERERSRYVAVFQDQYTDFLELQEQKEAHVAAHVWREFEKKQMDPSFLDKQARCHYLKGKLRHLKMQIQKFDAQGDSEGSVYF; translated from the exons ATGCGTCTTTGTCCCCGGACACAGGGTAGGGTCGGCGTCGGACTGGAACCTGTctcaggtgtgtggggtggagGGCCCGCCCAGGCCCCGCCCTGCCGCGCGATCCCGACCTCCGGGTGGAGCCTCCAGTTAATGCACAACCGCGACCCGAGGCGCTTCTCCGGGAGCGGACCGGGCTCGGGACTCCTGACGCTGGGACAG GCCTCTCGCCGACAGCCCCCGCCACGCGCGGGCCACGACACTTCCCGCAGGACCTGTCCGCCGAGCCGGGAACCCCGAAGCGGCGCCGCCCGGAGACCGATGCCCCCCCGGGGGCCCCCTAAATCCCGCGGCTCCCGGGGGGTCCCCCTGCCCCGCCCGTCCGGCCCTAGGCCCCCG CACCAGGTGTCTCGAGGCCTGGAAACCAGCTCCTCCCGCCCTCTGCTCCAGCCCCAGCTGAGAGCCCAGAGGTCGAGACCCAAGAAGATTGTGTTTGAGGATGAGCTGCCCCCCCAGGTCCTCCCTGGCACCAAGAGGCCTACTGGAGCCGTCCCTGGGGGGAATGTACCCAGGCCCCAACCGGTGCCTGACTATGAGCT TAAGTACCCGCCAGTGAGCAGTGAGAGGGAGCGGAGTCGCTATGTGGCGGTGTTCCAGGATCAATACACAGACTTCCTGGAGCTGCAGGAGCAG AAGGAAGCCCACGTTGCTGCTCACGTCTGGAGGGAGTTTGAGAAGAAGCAGATG GACCCCAGCTTTTTGGACAAGCAGGCTCGCTGCCACTACCTGAAGGGTAAACTGAGGCACCTCAAGATGCAGATCCAGAAATTCGATGCCCAGGGTGACAGCGAGGGCTCGGTCTACTTCTGA